One Opitutaceae bacterium DNA segment encodes these proteins:
- a CDS encoding family 43 glycosylhydrolase, which produces MLAIRSARLATLLSILAVSVVLPAAAQSVGSNKKTVNTAPYPLGNPVIRHMYTADAAPHVMPDGRVWMVTSVDSEDGGGYETMHEYHAFSSADMVDWTDHGRVLHIDDVRVPGSPPADKYALWAPDMIYRDGKYYLYYPVRILHSDQQKPDGGRVVTAYLGVAVSDHPGGRFTVVNPRIEGTRGIDPAVFIDDDGEAYLYWGSHMAARLADNMTELADEPVQLDVGTDRFMEAVWMNKRDGRYYLSYHTKYDWKVRITAENADDPNRARSELAWSVGDSPMGPFTYGGTLNYELGVHVANGPRHPGGDFVPWRLTQSNHGGIVEFHGREYLFYHTSALSSWRQDAFAAEGTWTQRSVCIDRIDYTADGRIIPVQQTIEGVEPVEIDQPFRIDLPIGEAADVTDARREGGGLRLAGNPAVVRFADVDLGSGYYFFGAVRSGSGAKARIEVRLGGPGGPLAGTVRFGRASDGLAETFLRAARGRHDICLVIIQDENDTQALFSDFHFSAGAPTRLDE; this is translated from the coding sequence ATGCTCGCAATCCGATCCGCCCGCCTGGCAACCCTCCTCTCTATCCTTGCCGTGTCTGTTGTCCTGCCGGCCGCCGCCCAATCCGTCGGATCCAACAAGAAGACGGTGAACACGGCTCCCTATCCTCTCGGCAACCCGGTTATCCGGCACATGTATACGGCGGACGCCGCCCCGCATGTCATGCCCGACGGCCGGGTCTGGATGGTCACCTCGGTCGACAGCGAAGATGGCGGGGGCTATGAAACCATGCACGAGTACCACGCGTTCTCGTCCGCTGACATGGTGGACTGGACCGACCATGGCCGGGTGCTCCACATTGACGATGTCCGCGTCCCGGGAAGCCCGCCGGCCGACAAGTATGCCCTCTGGGCCCCCGACATGATTTACCGCGACGGGAAATACTATCTCTACTACCCCGTCCGGATCCTGCATTCCGATCAACAGAAACCGGACGGCGGCCGGGTCGTCACCGCCTACCTCGGCGTCGCGGTCTCCGACCATCCCGGAGGGCGATTCACCGTGGTCAATCCGCGGATCGAAGGAACACGGGGAATCGACCCCGCCGTTTTCATTGACGACGATGGCGAGGCCTACCTTTACTGGGGCAGCCATATGGCGGCCAGACTGGCCGACAATATGACCGAACTGGCGGACGAGCCGGTGCAGCTCGACGTGGGCACCGACCGGTTCATGGAGGCGGTCTGGATGAACAAACGGGACGGGCGCTACTACCTGTCCTACCATACCAAATACGACTGGAAGGTCAGAATCACCGCGGAGAACGCGGACGATCCGAATCGGGCCAGATCGGAACTCGCCTGGTCGGTCGGCGACAGTCCGATGGGCCCCTTTACCTATGGAGGCACTCTCAACTACGAGCTGGGCGTACACGTCGCGAACGGCCCCCGTCACCCGGGCGGCGATTTCGTTCCCTGGCGCCTGACCCAGTCGAATCACGGTGGCATCGTGGAATTCCACGGGCGCGAATACCTGTTCTACCATACCTCGGCCCTTTCATCCTGGCGCCAGGACGCCTTTGCGGCCGAGGGGACCTGGACCCAGCGCTCCGTCTGCATCGACCGGATTGATTACACAGCGGACGGGCGGATCATCCCGGTGCAGCAGACGATCGAAGGCGTCGAGCCGGTGGAAATCGACCAACCCTTCCGAATTGATCTTCCGATCGGGGAAGCAGCGGATGTAACCGACGCCCGGAGAGAAGGAGGCGGTCTCAGACTGGCGGGCAACCCGGCCGTCGTGCGGTTCGCCGACGTGGATCTGGGAAGTGGCTACTATTTCTTTGGCGCCGTCCGTTCGGGCTCCGGCGCAAAGGCCCGCATCGAAGTCCGTCTCGGCGGTCCCGGCGGCCCTCTCGCAGGAACCGTCCGGTTCGGCCGGGCCAGCGACGGCTTGGCGGAGACGTTCCTGAGGGCGGCCAGGGGGCGTCACGACATCTGCCTGGTCATCATTCAGGACGAAAACGACACCCAGGCCCTATTCTCCGATTTTCATTTCTCCGCCGGTGCGCCCACCCGGCTTGATGAATGA
- the galE gene encoding UDP-glucose 4-epimerase GalE, whose protein sequence is MNVLVVGGAGYIGSHCVRQLIAAGHRPVVLDNLVFGHRGALPPEVSLFPSDLGDEGAVGAILQSEEIDLVMHFAAYAYVGESVTDPLKYYFNNSVATLHLLRAMLANNVRRFVFSSTCATFGIPESLPITEGLPQHPINPYGQTKLDVENALKNIARAEGLSFAAFRYFNAAGAAEDGSIGEDHDPETHLIPLAIDAALGRRPDLTIFGQDYPTPDGTCLRDYVHVDDLSRAHIAVFDRLETPGTGLFYNLGTGRPNSVREIINAVEKVSGLRVPIKEGPRREGDPPSLYADSTKARTELGWKVKFDTIESIVETAWRWHSQHPNGFAETQNR, encoded by the coding sequence ATGAACGTTCTTGTCGTTGGAGGGGCCGGATACATCGGCAGCCATTGCGTCCGCCAGCTCATTGCCGCCGGGCACCGGCCGGTGGTGCTCGACAACCTTGTTTTCGGGCATCGGGGCGCGCTGCCTCCGGAGGTATCACTTTTTCCGAGCGATCTCGGGGATGAGGGCGCGGTCGGCGCAATTCTTCAGTCCGAGGAAATCGATCTTGTCATGCATTTTGCCGCCTATGCCTACGTCGGTGAGTCCGTGACCGATCCCCTCAAGTACTATTTCAACAATTCCGTCGCCACCCTCCACCTGCTCCGGGCCATGCTCGCGAACAACGTGAGGCGTTTCGTTTTCTCATCGACCTGCGCCACCTTCGGCATTCCGGAATCGCTTCCGATCACCGAAGGCCTCCCCCAGCACCCGATCAACCCCTACGGACAGACCAAGCTCGACGTCGAGAACGCCCTGAAAAACATCGCCCGGGCCGAGGGGCTGAGCTTCGCCGCCTTCCGCTACTTCAATGCGGCCGGTGCGGCCGAAGACGGTTCCATCGGCGAGGATCACGATCCCGAGACCCATCTCATCCCATTGGCCATCGATGCCGCACTCGGGCGACGACCCGACCTGACCATCTTCGGCCAGGATTACCCCACCCCGGACGGCACCTGCCTGCGCGACTACGTGCATGTGGATGACCTCAGCCGGGCCCATATCGCCGTCTTCGACCGGCTTGAGACGCCCGGGACCGGTCTCTTTTACAATCTGGGGACGGGCCGCCCGAACTCAGTGCGTGAGATCATCAACGCCGTCGAGAAGGTCAGTGGACTCAGGGTGCCGATCAAGGAGGGTCCCCGCCGCGAGGGCGATCCCCCGTCACTCTACGCCGACTCGACCAAGGCCAGGACCGAATTGGGGTGGAAAGTGAAATTCGATACGATCGAATCCATTGTTGAGACCGCCTGGCGCTGGCACAGCCAGCACCCGAACGGATTTGCCGAAACGCAGAATCGATGA
- a CDS encoding beta-ketoacyl-[acyl-carrier-protein] synthase family protein, translating into MELSRIVITGLGLTSPNGDTLPEFRRNLLTGKSGVEWMETRHMGRVPAGVCHFDPLKYQRKKEVRVGTRAGSIAIYCAREAIASSGLDVDTLDRSRIGIYVGTTEHGNVETENEIHNISQFDYDTRYWSHHHNPRTVANNPAGEISLNFQITGPAYTIGAACAAGNCGIVQAAQMLQLHEVDVALGGGVSESIHTFGIFAGFKSQGALAMDEDPTRASRPFDLNRNGIVVSEGGCLYVLERLEDARRRGAPIIAELVGYHVNSDASDYVLPNAERQAQCMQAALKRSRMEPGEIGIISTHATATPQGDIRECEAIRTVFQDCPDTWINNTKSFIGHTMGAAGALELAGNLASFADGLVHPTINLENLDPECALPNLVVGEPKEPKRVDAILNNSFGMLGINSAVIVRRFND; encoded by the coding sequence ATGGAATTGAGCAGAATCGTTATCACTGGTCTGGGGCTGACCTCGCCCAATGGCGACACGCTGCCCGAATTCCGACGCAATCTGCTCACTGGAAAATCCGGGGTGGAGTGGATGGAGACCCGCCACATGGGTCGGGTTCCGGCCGGGGTCTGCCATTTTGATCCGCTGAAATACCAGAGGAAGAAGGAAGTCCGGGTCGGGACCAGGGCGGGCAGCATCGCGATTTATTGCGCCCGTGAGGCCATCGCGAGCAGCGGATTGGATGTGGATACCCTGGATCGGTCCCGGATCGGCATCTACGTCGGCACGACCGAGCACGGAAACGTCGAGACGGAAAACGAGATCCACAATATCTCCCAGTTTGATTATGATACCCGGTACTGGTCGCATCACCACAATCCCCGGACGGTGGCCAACAATCCGGCGGGCGAGATCTCCCTGAATTTCCAGATCACGGGCCCGGCCTACACGATCGGGGCGGCCTGCGCGGCGGGCAATTGCGGGATTGTCCAGGCGGCTCAGATGCTCCAATTGCACGAAGTCGACGTCGCTTTGGGCGGTGGGGTCTCCGAGAGCATTCATACTTTCGGGATTTTTGCCGGTTTCAAGAGCCAGGGAGCACTGGCCATGGATGAGGATCCCACCCGGGCCAGCCGGCCATTCGACCTGAATCGCAACGGGATCGTGGTGAGCGAGGGCGGCTGCCTCTATGTCCTGGAACGATTGGAAGACGCGCGACGCCGGGGAGCGCCCATCATCGCGGAACTGGTCGGCTATCACGTGAATTCCGACGCCAGCGATTACGTCCTGCCCAACGCCGAGCGCCAGGCGCAGTGCATGCAGGCTGCCCTGAAGCGGAGTCGGATGGAACCGGGTGAAATCGGCATCATCAGCACCCACGCCACCGCGACTCCGCAGGGGGACATCCGCGAATGCGAGGCCATCCGGACTGTTTTCCAGGATTGCCCGGACACCTGGATCAACAATACGAAGAGTTTCATCGGACACACCATGGGCGCGGCCGGCGCCCTCGAACTGGCCGGTAACCTGGCGTCGTTTGCCGACGGCCTGGTGCACCCGACGATCAACCTTGAAAACCTCGATCCTGAATGTGCCCTGCCCAATCTGGTGGTGGGCGAACCCAAAGAGCCAAAACGGGTTGACGCTATTCTGAATAACTCCTTTGGTATGCTCGGAATAAACTCCGCTGTGATTGTCAGACGATTCAACGACTAA
- a CDS encoding phosphopantetheine-binding protein codes for MTKDECKKIVLEIIADIAPDEELSDIKPDVRLRDQLELDSMDFLDIVMELRKRYQIEVPEADYIQLASLDSCAEYLTPKFDALV; via the coding sequence ATGACCAAAGACGAATGCAAAAAGATTGTTCTCGAGATCATCGCGGACATTGCTCCCGATGAGGAATTGAGCGACATCAAGCCTGATGTGCGTCTCCGGGACCAGCTTGAGCTCGATTCAATGGATTTCCTCGATATCGTGATGGAACTGCGGAAGCGCTACCAGATTGAGGTGCCTGAAGCCGACTATATCCAATTGGCCTCCCTCGACAGCTGCGCCGAATACCTCACCCCAAAGTTCGACGCCCTGGTCTGA
- a CDS encoding FAD-dependent oxidoreductase, with amino-acid sequence MEKYDVVIIGCGMSGLAAGIRLAHFGRNVCIFERHNAPGGLNSFYSIDGRRFDVGLHAMTNFVRPGVRGTALGKLLRQLRIGREELDLAEQRRSRVSFSGVELCFDNDPSLLESEVADRFPAEIDGYRRLVEAIRSHDDTDLGAKEASARETISGFLGDPLLIDMLLCPLMFYGSASEHDMDWTQFVTMAKSIYLEGFCRPFEGVRLVIRILLDRYRRAGGHRRMKCGVRRLVTSGGRVQRLILDSGEEIEARQVISSIGLPETRALLGEAPTMTLKGVPGRLSFVETMSIYREPTENLGWGEDTVVFFNQGERFHYAAPEDLVDPRSGVICFPNNFRYGDRVPEEGIFRVTSLANPQGWMALPEDAYRAAKTEWFDRVQRSARGFLLAPDRDLSGVTIATDMFTPRTIRRFTGHINGAVYGSPDKLRDGRTPWSNLFLCGTDQGFLGIVGALLSGISMANLHVLSSGAGAE; translated from the coding sequence ATGGAGAAATATGACGTCGTAATCATCGGATGCGGGATGTCCGGACTGGCGGCGGGCATCCGTCTTGCCCATTTCGGGCGGAACGTGTGCATTTTCGAGCGCCATAATGCGCCAGGGGGACTGAACAGTTTCTACAGTATCGACGGGCGTCGCTTTGACGTCGGCCTCCATGCCATGACCAATTTCGTCCGGCCCGGGGTCAGGGGGACGGCTCTCGGCAAGCTGCTCCGACAGCTGCGGATCGGTCGTGAGGAACTGGATCTGGCCGAGCAGCGGCGGTCACGGGTTTCCTTCTCGGGCGTGGAGCTCTGCTTTGACAACGATCCTTCCCTTCTGGAATCGGAAGTGGCCGATCGATTTCCCGCGGAGATCGACGGCTACCGACGCTTGGTCGAGGCTATCCGGTCTCATGACGACACCGATCTCGGAGCGAAGGAAGCGTCCGCGAGGGAGACCATCAGTGGCTTTCTGGGGGACCCACTCCTGATCGATATGCTGCTCTGCCCGCTGATGTTCTACGGCAGTGCTTCGGAGCACGACATGGACTGGACCCAGTTTGTGACCATGGCCAAGTCAATCTACCTGGAAGGATTCTGCCGGCCTTTTGAGGGGGTGCGCCTGGTGATTCGAATCCTCCTGGATCGCTATCGGCGGGCCGGCGGACATCGTCGCATGAAGTGCGGCGTGCGGCGGCTGGTGACCTCGGGGGGGCGGGTTCAGCGTCTCATTCTCGACAGCGGCGAAGAGATCGAGGCCAGACAGGTGATTTCATCGATCGGATTGCCCGAGACGCGGGCCCTGCTTGGGGAAGCCCCGACCATGACGCTGAAAGGCGTTCCGGGTCGACTCAGTTTCGTCGAAACGATGAGCATTTACCGGGAACCGACGGAAAACCTCGGTTGGGGTGAGGACACGGTCGTGTTTTTCAATCAGGGCGAGCGCTTCCACTATGCCGCCCCGGAGGATCTGGTGGATCCGCGCAGCGGTGTCATCTGCTTCCCGAACAATTTCCGCTACGGCGATCGGGTTCCGGAGGAGGGGATCTTCCGGGTCACCTCGCTCGCCAATCCCCAGGGATGGATGGCGCTTCCGGAAGACGCCTACCGGGCCGCCAAGACGGAGTGGTTTGACCGGGTCCAGCGCAGTGCGCGGGGCTTTCTGCTCGCCCCGGACCGGGATCTCTCCGGGGTGACCATCGCGACGGACATGTTCACACCGCGAACCATCCGCCGCTTCACCGGCCATATCAACGGCGCGGTCTACGGATCACCGGACAAGCTGCGGGACGGGCGCACCCCCTGGTCGAACCTCTTTCTTTGCGGAACCGATCAGGGATTCCTGGGCATCGTCGGCGCCCTGCTCAGCGGAATATCAATGGCCAACCTGCATGTGCTCAGTAGTGGAGCAGGTGCTGAGTGA
- a CDS encoding Do family serine endopeptidase: MKTLHRKTDCRLTRLLLPVWFIISGPVACAQDATPEPPGEFAVTIDHAPIERKDSPRVSSYSDVLKRATPAVISVHTARVVRIVRGGSNLSPQEQLLRRFFGLPVPQNEAPTVEERLVPQGIGSGVVVTADGYIVTNNHVVNDERGNPADEILVQLTDGRELPARVVGRDARTDIAVLKVEATDLPTVSISDSETIEVGDIVFAIGNPLGVGLTVTQGIVSATRRKIGIYGEEGFESFIQTDASINPGNSGGALIDAEGRLIGVNSVILSRSGGSIGIGFAIPSNLVVTIMTHLVANGEVRRGMLGISFNDLSPDLAEAFGLTSLEGVLIERVEPGSPADKAGLRHGDIVIKAGGRTMPNANEFRLLLGQTLPGTSIEFEILRDGEPVTLSAVVADLESAATLQGGGILLDGVEVAPLTREIRDAYKIPAQLDGIAVTSVSEDSGLGQYLREGMVLIEINDRVVTNLTEAKQALRRGANKLYIYDRGRTGYFAVRIP, encoded by the coding sequence ATGAAAACACTCCACCGAAAAACCGATTGCCGACTGACCCGCCTCCTTCTCCCGGTCTGGTTCATTATCTCGGGACCCGTCGCCTGCGCCCAGGATGCGACACCCGAACCGCCGGGCGAATTCGCGGTGACCATCGACCACGCGCCAATCGAGCGCAAGGATTCTCCGCGGGTTTCCAGCTACTCCGACGTCCTCAAACGGGCCACCCCGGCGGTCATTTCCGTGCACACCGCCCGCGTCGTCCGCATTGTTCGGGGCGGCAGCAATCTCTCCCCGCAGGAACAGTTGCTCCGGCGCTTTTTCGGCTTGCCGGTGCCCCAGAATGAAGCCCCCACCGTAGAGGAGCGCCTTGTTCCCCAGGGAATCGGCTCGGGCGTCGTGGTGACCGCCGACGGCTACATCGTCACGAACAATCATGTGGTCAACGATGAACGCGGAAACCCGGCTGACGAGATACTCGTGCAACTCACTGATGGGAGGGAACTTCCGGCACGGGTCGTGGGGCGGGATGCCCGCACCGATATCGCCGTTCTCAAGGTGGAGGCCACCGATCTCCCAACCGTCTCCATCTCCGACAGCGAAACGATCGAGGTGGGCGACATTGTTTTCGCCATCGGCAACCCTCTCGGGGTCGGACTGACCGTGACCCAGGGGATCGTTTCGGCCACCCGGCGCAAGATCGGCATCTATGGTGAGGAAGGGTTCGAGAGTTTCATTCAGACCGATGCCTCGATCAACCCCGGCAATTCCGGCGGAGCACTGATTGACGCCGAAGGTCGCCTCATCGGGGTCAATTCGGTGATCCTGTCCCGCTCCGGTGGCAGCATCGGGATCGGCTTTGCCATCCCGAGCAATCTGGTCGTCACCATCATGACCCACCTGGTCGCGAACGGAGAGGTCCGCCGCGGGATGCTCGGCATCAGCTTCAATGACCTCTCACCCGATCTGGCCGAGGCCTTCGGGTTGACCTCGCTCGAAGGCGTCCTCATCGAGAGAGTCGAACCCGGCAGTCCCGCCGACAAGGCCGGCCTGCGCCACGGGGACATCGTCATCAAGGCGGGTGGACGCACCATGCCCAATGCCAACGAGTTCCGTCTTCTGCTCGGGCAGACCCTGCCGGGAACATCCATCGAATTCGAAATCCTGCGCGACGGAGAACCCGTCACCCTTTCCGCCGTGGTGGCCGATCTTGAATCCGCGGCCACCCTCCAGGGCGGCGGCATCCTGCTTGACGGGGTGGAAGTGGCCCCGCTGACCCGGGAGATCCGCGACGCCTACAAGATTCCGGCCCAACTTGACGGAATTGCGGTCACTTCGGTGTCCGAAGATTCAGGGCTCGGCCAGTACCTCCGCGAAGGAATGGTCCTGATTGAAATCAACGATCGGGTGGTCACCAATCTGACGGAGGCCAAGCAGGCTCTCAGGCGCGGCGCCAACAAGCTCTACATCTACGACCGCGGCCGCACCGGCTATTTCGCGGTGAGGATTCCGTAG
- a CDS encoding FAD-dependent oxidoreductase, giving the protein MAKDWLKGVRDDYDVIVVGSGLAGLTSANSLAKCGHSVLLLEHHYQFGGLATWFRRPGGHIFDISLHGFPIGMIKSCRKYWTQEIADSIVQLKGIRFVNPQFEIETTFDRQDFTRLLIERFGIPAETVEAFFTHLRGMNFYDNDPRTTRDLFEEFFPGRDDVVRLLMEPITYANGSTLDDPAITYGIVFSNFMSKGVYTFRGGTDVLITKMVAELKKNGVDLRRCALVEKILVGTDGEGVRRVNGVVVNGRTITCRAVMSNSGLRGTVLNLAGRENFDPAYVESVEKVRLNSSSCQVYFGLKPGETFEPIGDLIFTSDSEKFSSEELVDFHTRSRTFSVYYPDIRPGKGRFTIVASLNGRFEEWNALSHQEYEKAKARMIEESLVSLERFIPDIRSKIDHVEAATPRTIEHYTRHQTSFGTKFEGLACSMDLPNQLPGLYHAGSVGIIMSGWLGSMNYGVITSNKVDSYVTGLRERNRDRETTSLSTVR; this is encoded by the coding sequence ATGGCGAAAGACTGGCTCAAGGGTGTGCGGGATGACTACGACGTGATCGTCGTGGGCAGTGGACTGGCGGGCCTGACCTCGGCCAATTCCCTCGCCAAGTGCGGCCATTCGGTTCTCCTGCTCGAGCACCATTACCAGTTTGGCGGACTTGCGACCTGGTTCCGGCGGCCGGGCGGCCATATCTTCGACATCTCTCTCCATGGATTCCCGATCGGGATGATCAAGTCGTGCCGCAAATACTGGACGCAGGAGATTGCCGATTCAATCGTCCAGCTCAAGGGCATCCGCTTCGTCAATCCCCAGTTTGAGATTGAGACGACCTTTGACCGTCAGGATTTCACCCGCCTGCTGATCGAACGCTTCGGGATTCCGGCAGAGACGGTCGAGGCCTTTTTCACCCATCTGCGTGGGATGAACTTCTATGATAATGATCCCCGGACAACCCGGGATCTTTTCGAAGAGTTTTTCCCCGGTCGGGACGATGTGGTTCGCCTCCTGATGGAGCCGATCACCTACGCCAACGGGTCCACCCTGGACGATCCGGCCATCACCTACGGCATCGTCTTCTCCAATTTCATGAGCAAGGGGGTCTACACCTTCCGGGGCGGAACGGACGTCCTGATTACGAAGATGGTGGCCGAGTTGAAGAAAAACGGAGTCGACCTGCGCCGCTGCGCATTGGTCGAAAAGATCCTGGTCGGGACGGACGGGGAGGGAGTCCGCCGGGTCAATGGCGTGGTGGTCAATGGGCGCACGATCACCTGCCGTGCCGTGATGTCCAATTCCGGTCTCCGGGGTACCGTGCTCAACCTCGCTGGGCGCGAGAACTTCGATCCGGCCTACGTCGAGTCCGTGGAGAAGGTCCGGCTCAACTCCAGTTCCTGCCAGGTCTACTTTGGCCTGAAACCCGGAGAGACCTTTGAACCGATCGGGGACCTGATTTTCACTTCGGATTCCGAGAAATTCTCAAGCGAGGAACTGGTGGATTTCCACACCCGCAGCCGAACCTTCTCGGTTTATTACCCCGACATCCGGCCCGGCAAGGGCCGCTTCACCATCGTGGCGTCGCTCAATGGCCGGTTCGAGGAATGGAATGCGCTCAGCCACCAGGAATACGAGAAGGCCAAGGCCCGCATGATCGAGGAGAGCCTGGTCTCCCTCGAGCGCTTCATTCCCGATATCCGTTCCAAGATCGACCATGTCGAAGCGGCCACCCCCCGGACGATTGAGCACTACACCCGCCACCAGACCTCCTTCGGAACAAAGTTCGAGGGTCTTGCCTGCTCAATGGATCTGCCGAACCAGCTGCCCGGACTCTACCATGCCGGCTCCGTGGGCATCATCATGTCGGGCTGGCTGGGATCGATGAATTACGGTGTGATCACCTCCAACAAGGTCGACAGCTATGTCACCGGACTCCGGGAGCGAAACCGGG